In Triticum urartu cultivar G1812 chromosome 6, Tu2.1, whole genome shotgun sequence, the following proteins share a genomic window:
- the LOC125515685 gene encoding histone H2B.3-like, whose protein sequence is MAPKAEKKPVATEKAPAGKKPKAEKRPPASKEGSEKKGKKKAKKSVETYNIYIFKVLKQVHPDIGISSKAMSIMNSFINDIFEKLAGESAKLARYNKKPTITSREIQTSVRLVLPGELAKHAVSEGTKAVTKFTSS, encoded by the coding sequence ATGGCACCCAAGGCGGAGAAGAAGCCGGTGGCGACGGAGAAGGCCCCGGCGGGCAAGAAGCCCAAGGCCGAGAAGCGGCCGCCGGCGTCCAAGGAGGGCAgtgagaagaagggcaagaagaaggccaagaaaagCGTGGAGACGTACAATATCTACATCTTCAAGGTGCTCAAGCAGGTGCACCCGGACATCGGCATCTCCTCCAAGGCCATGTCCATCATGAACTCTTTCATCAACGACATCTTCGAGAAGCTCGCCGGCGAGTCCGCCAAGCTCGCGCGCTACAACAAGAAGCCCACCATCACCTCCCGGGAGATCCAGACCTCCGTCCGCCTCGTCCTCCCTGGCGAGCTCGCTAAGCACGCCGTGTCCGAGGGCACCAAAGCCGTCACCAAGTTCACCTCCTCCTAG